AATCAACAGACAGAGGGTCATGGAAGAAGAGCTAAGAAAGAAGAGGAAGGCATGGGTACGAAGAGAAAGATAAGGGATAGGAGGGAAGAGCATATATCACTGAAGACAACAGCGGAGATGTCGGTGCCCAGGAACCTAAGATTCAAGCCACCCGCTCCCCTGCTTGTCTCCTTTCCTTCAACTCTTTCCTTGGATCTCAATTGTTAGCCCCCAATTTTTCTTTACCACTCAGTTATACCCTATGGTGACTGCTTCAACTGTCCCAATACCATACTCCTTTAATTCATCTATAAGAGCCTAAGAGAACGCCAGATTGATCCAAACCATTTTATTGTAAAAAAGGGTTAATTGATGCTTGTGAATAGGAACAAATCTACAACAGTGTGTACTAAGTGATCAGCTAGAATATTTTTCAGCGGGATACTGTTAACCTCTAAAGCAGATGAGCAATTAATGAAATGTGGACTGTTATGATTTACATTTGCCTAAAGATTAGTACTCCCTCTGATCCTAAAAAAATGTCGGATGTATGATTTTACAAAAACATCCTGAATCTTCTTGTCTTATGAACCCGCACTCCACAGCAGCACGCATGTGCTTTCTGCTGCCAAGCTGCGGAGCCACGGACGGGTCGCATGCATGTGTAGCCAACAGAATTGGTTAATTTAGAAGGGGTTAATTACAAAACCTAATTAGACTATGGTGTCAGACAATTTTTTAGGATCGGAGGGAATATTAATTGTTAAACAGTGCTCCAAAATTACCTTCCTGGTCAACAATAGTTGTAACAGTATCTCTGAAAAGATCCAAGCCTACAAGGAATAGGCCCCACCATCCGCATAGGTAGAAATAAAGCAGGAGAGAAATGACACTTCTGCATTTGTCGATGCGAGGAATGGACCCGACTCTGCATAGAAAGGAAGGGTTGCATGTTGAATTGCGCGATGACAGTCAATAGATGGCAGGATGTATTAGCGACATACATGGAGGGTTATCAATAATCAAGAATTTCTCTATCTCTTTTACCATAAGTACTCAGTTGATATTGATCCTCGTGGAGTGAAGAATGCGCTAAACTGGATCAACGCATACTTGCGAAAAATTCCATAAATGGTTCTTTTTTTGTAATTGAGAAAGATTACCATATCGATACACAGGCATATTATGCAGAAAAAACACTCCCAAAATCGTGCTTGCATTTCATTGCACATAACTTTCCCCTTGTACACATTTCCCTATTCAAGTGCCGGCCACGGCGAAGAAACACCGGCTTTACTTGCAAAACTTTTCAATTGTCCGGCAACTACCTTAAGCACACATAGCCCATGCCGGATTAATCGTACTCTGGGCCCCAAAATGCGTAAATGTGCAACCCAGTCACCGCAGAAGTAGAAATAATAGCAGTAGATATACTACTTTCCCGTAAAAAGTAACGAACCAGAAACAGGCTCACAAATACCATCAATATCTGACACAGGCCATGATGAAGGCGGTAATAAATACGTAAGTTCCAGTAAGGTACGCATTATTAGAACACCGGACCATCCAATGTAAAGACAATTTTTGGTGCTAGTTACCCAGTTGCGGAAGCGACCCGACAGGTGTTTATCACGTCTCTATAACTGTGTTCATGGTTAGATCTTAGTTTACTAAACTATCTTGATTCTTGAACACTGCCTGTGGTAAAGGTGCGTTGACCAGCAAAACTAATGCCACTGTTCACATAATTTGAGAATGGAAGTGGTTCCACCATTTTACCATCTTGGCCAAACATGAATGAAATCATCTACACAACATACTTGGACATGAAGTTGCATAGGTGAGCTTTCGAGTCCCTTgttctattgttgaatgcttactcaTGTATCGAAATTTTGCAGATACAGAATGAGAAAAACATGACTAATGAACTGGCATCTATAAGCTAACATTCTATAAGATGTCATATAAAAGAAGAGGTACCGTAGTAGCGCGTGGAAAAGCTTCAGCCCTCATGTTAAACTTGATAACTCCTACATCACTGCATGCCAAACTGAAACTGAAGTTCAACAAAGACCAGCGATAATCACCACCGAATCAATTGATAATAACAATTGACAAGAGGTACCTGCACATACCTAATTGTTGTGATGACAGATATGCATGCAAGTTCAAGGACTTCAAAATTTGTCAGCTAGGTAAAGGAgaattaaccataagatctatagaACAATTCACATTGTGCAACTAAAACTCCATATATCAAACAAAATGCAGCAGTCAATACCATCACCAGACCAGCATCAACCAACAACAGCAGCGGATGCATACAGTGAAATAAGACCAAGATGTTCATAACTTAACAGCTATACCATACTTCTACCCTGTCTAAACTCCATAAGTTAAACACAGCACAAAACTGTACACCCGCATATCTAAAGAAGAAACGAAGTGTTTATGCCAGGCTTCTCCGGCAGAAACTGCTTTATCTCGAGATCTTGATTTCCTTTTGCTACACCAGAGAGGGGGAGCCCAAGAGATAGAGACAGTGATCGATCATCTCCTGTGACAGAACCGGCAAGATTGTGCGTCTTTGCCACTGTAGACAGGGATAGTGATAATGGAGGGGAGGATCCCCCCTCTGCCTTCAACGATGCCTTATTCATAGTAGTACTAGGTTCTGGAGAGTCTTCATCATCAGATGAAAgaacatgcacaacatgatccgaGACAGTTGTCGAACCTAGATCAGCAAGACCCCTGTAGGTACACTGTATGCCGTCTAATGGAGTACGCCAACCAGCTGGCAAGGAATGCATCTTCGACAAGCATATGCTAGGCAGTTGTTCATCTCCATTGAAAGTCTTTTGCCTTTTGTAGTTTGGCCTAGAATCACGCATAACAAAGTCAGCCTTCGAGATTGATTCCCTTGAATGCTGTACAGATACTTCTGTCAAGGCTGTGAGAGCCTGCTTCTTAGCCAATATATCGTCAGACGTTAATCTGCCTGCACCTGCGTGCTGCTCAACATCGTGTTGAGCTTCATTTGGACTAAAGCTATCCTCATCCTCCATGATGTCTCTACTTGCAGTTCCTATGCCGCCTGAAATAAGTAAAAAAAAAGTTAAGAGAATAAAATGATTAGCCATGAATTTTTTTTAGCTCCAAATAATAGTTCCATTTCATTAAAAAGTATCACCACCTGTTGTAACACTTGGATAATCTGGTTTCATGTTGCAACCTCCCAAGCTTGCAGGAACATAAGTTTCACGGACACCTGCAGTAGCACTTCCCAATACAGTTTCTCTGGTAACTACAGTTCCTTCCTGACGTATTTCACGTTCATCCAGATTTTCAACCTCATGTTTCGACCTCAATAAAGTCTGGCTATCTTCAGAGGAACCAAACTTCTCTGTCTCTGATCCAAGTGATAGAGGGTGGTCATAAAATTCATCACCAGGGCACTCGTTCAAATCTATACCCAAAGACAGAGGAACCTTAGGGGCACACACAGGCTTATCAATCGCTTCAGAGGTCGATTCTAGTGGACAAGGATTTGTCACTCTGATTAGCTCTGTTGAGCTATTTGCTTTACCAGCGTAGAAAACTCCCCAAAAGTAGAGTAAGCCATTCCACCCTGGAAAGTATAGAATCAGTTAAATGAGTAACCCAGACACACCTTTTAGACAATAAGGTTTACTAAGGtaaagcattactttgaatcttTTCAGGTAACTTATCAGATGACAAAATGAGAAGTTGAAAGCCACTAATATTTGCGATTAGGGACAAATCTCCAACAAGCATTTTCTCCAAGAGTTTGCCATATGCTCTGTCATAACTGCATAAGTAGACAGGAAAAATCAGTTAGCTTACTGAGGTAAGAGATGAAAGTAATCAAACATTAAGCAGTACCTTTCAACATCCTTAGCAAAGAAAAAAAGAGCAATATTATTTTCATTCGGCTGTACTTCCTTAAACTGCTGTGGCCATGAGAAACATCGTGGAACTTCTACCAGTTGAATTCTCTGAGGTAATTGTTTGACTACATTAAGTGCTTTCGGTGAGGCAGAGGTGGACAGGTGAGCTTGAATCCCATCAAATATTTCAGAAGAGTTTCCAGGTCTTGAAACCTCAAATATACCTCTGAAAAAAATATACATGTTAAAGACTTCATAAGTACTACATAAGGAAGCGAAGGGGAGAGGACATACTGCCAGATGTAAGTCTGCTCTGGAATAACTAAAGCTCTGGAAAGATTTCCAATAGGAGGCAATTCAAAAGAATCTTGATGCTTCATGTTTGGCTCAATCAATTTGCTTTCAGGGGCGCACAGTTTTTGTGCCATTGCACTTCGAGGGGCGCACTGTTTCTGTGCCACTGCGGGACCATGTGGATTCTCAGGCAATTTGTCTTCTGAAGTCTCTGCATTTTTACTTGGCTTATTTCCAGTGCTTACCAAAATATCTTCTTGGTGATGTCCAACAGTAGGTGTCACATCTTCTGAAGCACTTGCTCTCCGCACCATATCTTGCAAATCTGATTCGGAAGTCATGCCCAACGGCGCGGAAACTGCCTCAGGCTTAGTTGGCATTTCATTATCATAAGATTCACCCGCACAATCACTGTCCTTATTAACATTTTCCACTGGAAGCAGTGGATAAGAAGACTGCACTGTTGAAGCATCTTTAGCAGAAAAACCTCCTATTAATGTTGGGTGAACCGTAACATCCCCCTTCTCCTTTTTGGACAAAACAGAACTCTGCTTCTTTTCAATAGTACCTAGTACCATCAAGCCATAAAATGGAAGCATGTCAATAAACTGAAACTTCATGTTTTCTCAAGAAATTGCGTAAAGGAAATGAACAGCTTACCTGTTTTTTTGCTAGTTTTAAGTATGCTTGGTCCAGGCCTTGGATTGTCTTGGTCGATTTTCCGTTCCCCCGACTTCATAGAGCTATCAGGCCTTGGTGATGAAGGAATATTTGGTTTCTGAAGATTAAAAGAAGCCCTTCTTTCTAAGAAGCTCTTATCTTTCGTAGGTTTCAACATTCTTGGTTTTTCATCTCGAGACAGGAGAAGTGATTGCTTCTGTTTTGTTGAACTTGAGTCTTTACAAATTGAACCCTCACGGTTAAATGATTCAGGTTTGAGTAGCTTTCTCATGGGCCCCTTCTCTCCAACATCTACTGAGGAATGTTTTACAGGTTTCAGCTTGCTTGGCACACCTTCCACCAACTGCTTGACCTTTGGTTCGCTGTTATTGCTGAAAGACATTTGCTTTGATAAAGGACCTAGTGGACCAAGTTAGGAGGTTAACAATGCAGTACAAACAAAAAACTGCATAATGATTTTACTGGAAATGAAACAATGAAAGAATTGTTCAAACCTCGTGGTGAAGGGACTGGTTGTGCTTTGACATTCGCCGTACTTCCCAACGAATATGACCGTGATAAGGTGGCAGAATTTTTTACTGCCTGAACACCCCTCACTAGAGCATTATTAGGTGACTTGAAATTCCCCTTATCAGATTTCTTAAACGAGTTCTGACGAGAGAAAATGTCATGTTTCCTAGGGCTTTCTGTCTTGAACAGCCTcgcatcagaggatgatgcattcTCTGCATGCTTTTTGCATGATTTAGGTGGACTCAGCAAGCCTTCACTTGACAGTGGTGATTCTATATCAGTGGTGATTCGTAACTTCTTACGGTTCAACAAATCTTCAGAACTTTCAATCTTCTTGCCTAATCTTCCACCGGACGGTGTGCCACAAGTGGGTGGCCGTGCTTCCGTGTCAGAGGTAACAACTTGCAACCTCTTACGATTTGCAATGCTTCCGAAGTTTTTATTCTTTGAATCCAGCCTTTCAGCAGTTGGGGTGGCACACTTCACTTGCCGTGATTCTGGATCAATTGACATTGAATGCAGTTTTTTATCATTACCAGGTAAGTGATTAGTTTTTGGTGTACCACGAGCAATTTGCTGAGACTCCAAATTAGTGATAGCAATCTGCAAGGTCTTAGGGTTGCTCATGCTTCCTGAACTTTGGTTCTTCCCATCCAAAATATCAACTGTTGATGCACCACGGTTGCTTCTTTTTTTAATTCGATCTTCATTAAGCTGGCATTCTTCACATAACCATTCACCATCCGGAATCTTGTCCAACTTCACTCGCATGCAATAACTGGTCAGCCATAAACGGGGTGTCAATAGCTAGCATAGCATACAACAGAAATGTAACCAAGAGATATCATACAACAATAGCAGATAGTCCAAAATTTCTAATAAGTAAAAAAAGAAAAATCATTTGCCTTTCCTTTCCTTATCTACTCTAGTGGAAATGTTGTAAATACCGTAAAAAAATTACAGTCCATGTGTAAGCTTTAGTATGTTGTGAGAATAGTAAAAATAGTATCAGTTCCAGTATGAAAAGCAAAATAACTTTCAACTTGTGAATGTGATATTTCTGAcgaagtaaaaaaaaaaaggcaagacAGTTTTTGTCTTACGTATGCTCCGCCCCTTCAAGGCATCTAGTGCATGTAGCCAGAAGATACTCCCTACCAACATCTCCACATATATCACAAACATTAACCTGGGGTATAATGGAAGCCAGAGAAGCAAATGTTATAAAACAATGGTGACAAAATACAAGCAGAAGAAAAGGTCATGCAAATCAAAGCATATCACAAATTATATTC
This Lolium perenne isolate Kyuss_39 chromosome 1, Kyuss_2.0, whole genome shotgun sequence DNA region includes the following protein-coding sequences:
- the LOC127310830 gene encoding protein PARALOG OF AIPP2, encoding MRAPQERERTMRDLYDRTRHKDLEESAAAKERRRIGGGRAEGSEQHEVAPQAEDNPTVRKRPAPCDSPRAKAESGTCNLCSAPCSSCLHRSLAPVDSNMDCGSSQTCCARSESKGSMLVRSGKGLHTKGGENEDEFSATSSHTSYSENGGHKAMARSSVAADSEVDMPAKRRKLLNHDPRLPREECHDDSNSCVTGASAASKLLLDRKDKLSTSASSRDLTAKDYKDKNIACHNRLKNSRIEESTEKKRSDVHTVQPGSVDRSVPADSPSVVTKKLLRTQSSASASQGLSPKRPCQGLADSQDNLAQKTYDKVSNDKIDQSVGEKLNPSVIGADKHVMLSSRTNKIKAGSSSKELESSTPCSRKSIQGHTEIESVHVAKSNNNFEEDQNQDLSTDTSSGRELNTQNDAMAECGNSESLIDVNVCDICGDVGREYLLATCTRCLEGAEHTYCMRVKLDKIPDGEWLCEECQLNEDRIKKRSNRGASTVDILDGKNQSSGSMSNPKTLQIAITNLESQQIARGTPKTNHLPGNDKKLHSMSIDPESRQVKCATPTAERLDSKNKNFGSIANRKRLQVVTSDTEARPPTCGTPSGGRLGKKIESSEDLLNRKKLRITTDIESPLSSEGLLSPPKSCKKHAENASSSDARLFKTESPRKHDIFSRQNSFKKSDKGNFKSPNNALVRGVQAVKNSATLSRSYSLGSTANVKAQPVPSPRGPLSKQMSFSNNSEPKVKQLVEGVPSKLKPVKHSSVDVGEKGPMRKLLKPESFNREGSICKDSSSTKQKQSLLLSRDEKPRMLKPTKDKSFLERRASFNLQKPNIPSSPRPDSSMKSGERKIDQDNPRPGPSILKTSKKTGTIEKKQSSVLSKKEKGDVTVHPTLIGGFSAKDASTVQSSYPLLPVENVNKDSDCAGESYDNEMPTKPEAVSAPLGMTSESDLQDMVRRASASEDVTPTVGHHQEDILVSTGNKPSKNAETSEDKLPENPHGPAVAQKQCAPRSAMAQKLCAPESKLIEPNMKHQDSFELPPIGNLSRALVIPEQTYIWQGIFEVSRPGNSSEIFDGIQAHLSTSASPKALNVVKQLPQRIQLVEVPRCFSWPQQFKEVQPNENNIALFFFAKDVESYDRAYGKLLEKMLVGDLSLIANISGFQLLILSSDKLPEKIQRWNGLLYFWGVFYAGKANSSTELIRVTNPCPLESTSEAIDKPVCAPKVPLSLGIDLNECPGDEFYDHPLSLGSETEKFGSSEDSQTLLRSKHEVENLDEREIRQEGTVVTRETVLGSATAGVRETYVPASLGGCNMKPDYPSVTTGGIGTASRDIMEDEDSFSPNEAQHDVEQHAGAGRLTSDDILAKKQALTALTEVSVQHSRESISKADFVMRDSRPNYKRQKTFNGDEQLPSICLSKMHSLPAGWRTPLDGIQCTYRGLADLGSTTVSDHVVHVLSSDDEDSPEPSTTMNKASLKAEGGSSPPLSLSLSTVAKTHNLAGSVTGDDRSLSLSLGLPLSGVAKGNQDLEIKQFLPEKPGINTSFLL